The Coffea arabica cultivar ET-39 chromosome 3c, Coffea Arabica ET-39 HiFi, whole genome shotgun sequence genome contains a region encoding:
- the LOC140038002 gene encoding uncharacterized protein, translated as MPRSSRTGDLIFDHEIEKTARRTRKETRQLREEHSRATSQRPEPGVDPTDSFADTSSDSDQEEGTMANAQTLRELAAPDLTQQPLCITFPALNDNIPFELKSGLIQLLPSFHGLPGEEPYKHLQEFDVVCNSMKPPGITEEQKKMRAFHFSLKDSAKDWLHYLSPGSITTWGQLMKKFLDKYFPASRAASLRKEICGIKQHPGESLYEYWERYKSLLRRCPHHQISEQLIIQYFYEGLIFRDRSIIDAASGGALVNKTPQEARELIEGMAENSQQFSTREDAPIRRVNEVETPSIQQQLNELTAFVRQQAVRNASQARVCGICTGIGHSADMCPMIQEETAEQVNMADHAPAPRKQYDPYSSTYNPGWRDHPNLSYGGNRQSNFTPNRQSNFVPNKPPGYQQQYQPRLPPPPQSGSSTDEMLKQMMTTMAQNQQRTEAAIMQNQQKTDSEMQDLRNQIGQLATRMNRLESQNQGKLPSQPELNPKNVSAMILRSGKEIQGPEPVIPKDKDEEKIENELEREDSSGADPKVLPDPVITTKTNPPPFPSRLEKSKKQDKEKEILEVFRKVEINIPLLDAIKQVPKYAKFLRDLCVN; from the coding sequence ATGCCTcgatcttctcgtacaggtgatttgatttttgaccacGAGATAGAGAAGACCGCGCGTAGAACGAGAAAGGAAACCAGACAGCTCAGAGAAGAGCACTCCAGGGCTACATCTCAAAGACCCGAGCCAGGAGTTGATCCAACAGATTCGTTTGCTGACACTTCAAGTGACTCTGACCAGGAGGAAGGCACCATGGCTAATGCacaaacattaagggagttggctgctcctgatttaacTCAGCAGCCTTTGTGCATTACTTTCCCCGCTTTAAATGACAACATTccatttgaactaaaatctggtcTAATTCAGCTTTTACCCTCTTTTCATGGTTTACCAGGTGAAGAGCCGTATAAGCATCTGCAGGAGTTTGATGTCGTTTGCAACAGTATGAAACCCCCGGGAATCACAGAAGAGCAGAAAAAAATGAGGGCAttccacttctccttgaaagaTTCTGCAAAGGACTGGTTGCACTACCTGTCACCAGGTAGCATCACCACGTGGGGCCAATTGATGAAAAAATTTCTGGATAAATATTTTCCGGCGTCCAGGGCTGCAAGCCTAAGGAAAGAAATTTGTGGGATCAAACAGCATCCCGGAGAGTCACTTTACGAGTATTGGGAACGGTATAAGAGCTTGTTGCGCAGGTGCCCCCATCACCAAATAAGTGAGCAGTTGATCATACAATATTTCTATGAGGGGCTCATTTTTAGAGACAGGAGCATcattgatgctgcaagtggaggggcacTGGTGAACAAAACCCCTCAGGAAGCACGGGAGCTAATAGAGGGGATGGCAGAGAATTCACAGCAATTCAGTACAAGAGAGGATGCCCCAATACGTAGGGTGAACGAGGTAGAGACACCCTCCATACAGCAGCAGCTAAATGAGTTGACTGCGTTTGTTAGGCAACAAGCTGTGAGAAATGCATCACAAGCCAGGGTATGCGGGATTTGCACTGGTATAGGTCACTCTGCAGACATGTGCCCAATGATTCAGGAAGAAACTGCGGAACAGGTGAACATGGCTGACCACGCGCCCGCGCCAAGGAAGCAGTACGACCCTTACTCAAGCACCTACAACCCCGGGTGGAGAGATCATCCCAACCTCAGTTATGGTGGGAATAGGCAATCCAATTTCACGCCAAACAGGCAGTCTAACTTTGTGCCAAATAAGCCACCAGGGTACCAGCAGCAATACCAACCCCGACTGCCTCCGCCCCCTCAATCTGGTTCATCTACGGATGAGATGCTGAAACAAATGATGACGACCATGGCGCAGaatcagcaaaggacggagGCAGCTATTATGCAGAATCAGCAAAAGACGGACTCTGAGATGCAGGACTTAAGGAATCAGATAGGGCAATTGGCCACCAGAATGAACCGTTTGGAGTCCCAGAACCAAGGGAAGCTGCCATCTCAACCGGAGTTGAATCCGAAGAACGTGAGCGCAATGATCCTAAGGAGTGGGAAAGAAATTCAGGGGCCTGAACCTGTGATTCCCAAGGACAAGGATGAAGAGAAAatcgaaaatgagcttgaaaggGAGGACAGCAGTGGTGCAGATCCAAAGGTACTTCCTGACCCAGTAATTACAACTAAAACTAACCCGCCTCCTTTTCCTAGCAGGTTGGAAAAATCGAAGAAACAAGATAAGGAGAAGGAGATCTTGGAGGTTTTTCGCAAGGTTGAGATCAACATCCCCCTCTTAGACGCCATCAAACAAGTACCAAAATATGCCAAATTCCTAAGGGACTTGTGTGTCAACTGA
- the LOC113735127 gene encoding putative late blight resistance protein homolog R1A-4 encodes MMASVPAFAASAGSSLDRLDYALEGLLSPSFAVGKVYNDWRYLRILWQSYHKRSGAAAGLKIEATAEEIAQDLVRFCNGEKQGDKKSPESESLLELARDCSTKTKLLMAEIGEALDRLYLSWSSSGRDSSNNSSFQIHLLSPAPLDVSFWPSFVKQLQSNVLRISRIAAEHLGSEHVSVRNRVYSLYDSLKSLEHYIAPLFSHPNFSSPGRVGAEAGATTDDALPSVDACLGHVVSVVLRIANQCCDHWLDCKTGRIQVEKSELTKFVEDLHHEIHPRNPHFMEFHLNFLMAIYRSSHRKDEDVDFVMQFCYYLFNFEGGDFRDEVSSLVTLFVKTNAKLEDRDFVQSFFPELNAVLTEIASLFEANSREGDKLDNSPQCSELLTKICLLKAELLLVVQIHNINSSNKSSSSLSSSSAMLSDWEDIIYECRELPRNLSRYFQNLYHEQIEDGKKMSAFIESIFQEVEFLYQSFRHQEITKSAVKNSLLPLVSKLVIFKEETFLMELLRLKNGGESTFLACGREQIALHLQKLKYISQILLDKRRKDREDVFRSCLYFRKLTSFSYSFSITQDKMIISFSDLLYKVKHLMKAELKEIIPQFLMFDFPKTCKLRFLDFLLTNLEELLKCFPTSIASVKHHIEEIQLHLKLLNTFLVNVTKLDIEKHPELKDIGDCVNDVAYQVECIVDSIEVDAQPQNFFWLIDVLEDLRLVKEKACGIHLPTPEAEVRDSKIVNQVPIDKLSRDSTPTIDEFVVDLKDEEQFIIEKLTRGTPKALDIVSIIGMPGLGKTTLAMKVYNSKSVMYCFHQRAWCTVSQAYEKRRLLIEILTGVHGPTDEIHQMTDDALEEKLRKALLRNKYLIVMDDVWDAGAVNDLKKAFPNDSNGSRILLTSRHRSVALEIEPDSVPHSLRQFSEEESWELLEKKVFKGESYTKELLEVGKEIARRCQGLPLALVAVAGILKAPVKNPKSWKKLADTLSSEVIDNPEAREARCKEVLGVSYNLLPEHLKSCLCYMVVLSEERDILVRKLKRFWLAEGFIPRPEQKSSEEVAEDFLMDLIDRSLVIISKRRSNGKVKSCRLHDLILDFCKSKLKDASLFQLVTRSSEPYASFPSSDYGFEFDFHHNSCPVSFSSYRLAISLKRNHLVESKPIGLGTRSLLFFASSDSEPRCPYDISFIWQNFKLLRVLDFECINVGVSFPAEIGQLVQLRYLAVGGYLRSIPQSISNLRRLETLILKGLRGMIMLPNTIWQMKSLRHVHVNPHISFNRDDEEQRGGCFELKNLVSLSCPSLSCGEEADRIIIRFQNVGKLRCIFFESQDSSTNRNQFPRLIRLTHLESLKILYHGTPLNNGEFNLPLNLKKLTLSNFRLPWSHISTIGKLENLEVLKLLSGAFEGRTWKMEDGEFQKLKFLCLDTLNIVEWIASYEQLPRLQRLVIQNCKELKELPDDLANITSLETIEVHWCGQSAEESANNIREEAGEIKVVIRSSYSKS; translated from the coding sequence ATGATGGCTTCTGTTCCTGCTTTTGCTGCTTCTGCTGGTTCCAGTTTGGATCGCCTTGATTATGCGTTGGAAGGATTACTGTCTCCATCATTTGCAGTaggaaaagtttacaatgattGGAGGTATCTGAGGATTCTCTGGCAATCCTATCACAAGAGAAGCGGTGCTGCAGCCGGCCTGAAGATTGAAGCTACTGCTGAGGAGATTGCCCAGGACCTTGTTCGTTTTTGTAATGGAGAGAAACAGGGCGACAAGAAGTCCCCTGAATCAGAATCCCTCCTGGAATTAGCCCGTGATTGCAGCACAAAAACCAAGCTTTTGATGGCTGAAATTGGAGAAGCTCTTGACCGTTTGTACTTGTCCTGGTCTTCAAGTGGCCGAGACAGCAGCAACAACAGCTCATTCCAGATCCATCTGCTGTCTCCTGCACCTCTTGATGTTTCCTTTTGGCCAAGTTTTGTCAAGCAGTTGCAATCAAACGTGCTCCGGATCTCACGGATTGCGGCTGAACATTTGGGCAGTGAACACGTTAGTGTAAGGAACCGTGTCTATTCCTTGTACGACAGCCTCAAATCACTCGAGCATTACATTGCTCCATTATTTAGTCACCCCAATTTCTCATCCCCTGGGAGAGTAGGAGCGGAAGCAGGAGCAACAACAGATGATGCATTGCCTAGTGTTGATGCTTGCCTTGGCCATGTGGTATCTGTGGTCCTACGAATTGCAAATCAGTGTTGTGATCACTGGTTGGATTGCAAAACAGGCCGAATCCAGGTGGAAAAAAGTGAGTTGACTAAGTTCGTGGAGGATTTGCATCACGAGATTCATCCTAGGAATCCCCACTTTATGGAGTTCCATCTCAACTTCCTTATGGCTATCTACCGCAGCAGTCACAGGAAGGACGAGGACGTGGATTTTGTGATGCAATTCTGCTATTATCTGTTCAACTTCGAAGGTGGAGATTTCCGAGATGAGGTATCTTCCCTGGTAACCCTTTTTGTCAAAACTAACGCTAAACTGGAGGATAGGGATTTTGTACAAAGTTTCTTTCCAGAACTCAATGCAGTGCTCACAGAGATAGCGTCTCTCTTTGAGGCGAACAGCAGGGAGGGGGATAAACTGGACAACTCTCCTCAGTGTTCTGAGTTACTCACCAAAATTTGTCTCCTCAAGGCAGAGCTTTTACTCGTGGTGCAGATCCATAACATCAACAGCAGCAACAAAAGCAgttcctccctttcttcctcCTCCGCTATGCTTTCAGATTGGGAAGATATTATATATGAGTGCAGGGAGCTCCCCAGAAATTTGAGCAGATATTTCCAAAATCTATACCATGAGCAGATAGAAGATGGGAAAAAGATGTCGGCGTTTATTGAGTCAATATTCCAGGAGGTAGAGTTTCTTTATCAGTCATTTAGGCACCAAGAAATCACAAAATCTGCAGTGAAGAACTCACTTCTCCCACTTGTTTCTAAGCTTGTGATTTTCAAAGAAGAGACATTTCTGATGGAATTGCTACGGTTGAAGAACGGTGGTGAGTCAACTTTCTTGGCTTGTGGGAGAGAGCAGATTGCCCTACATCTTCAAAAGCTCAAGTATATTTCACAGATTCTGTTGGATAAGCGGAGGAAAGACAGAGAGGACGTGTTCAGATCCTGCTTGTACTTTAGGAAGCTGACAAGTTTCTCTTACTCTTTTTCTATCACACAAGATAAAATGATCATTTCATTCTCTGACCTGTTATATAAGGTGAAGCATCTGATGAAGGCAGAGCTCAAAGAGATTATTCCCCAATTTCTGATGTTTGATTTCCCTAAGACTTGCAAACTAAGGTTCCTGGATTTTCTGTTGACAAACCTTGAGGAGCTGCTGAAATGCTTTCCCACGTCAATTGCATCAGTGAAGCACCACATTGAAGAGATTCAACTACATCTGAAGTTGCTGAATACTTTTCTGGTGAATGTTACAAAATTGGACATTGAAAAGCATCCAGAGCTGAAAGATATTGGTGATTGTGTGAATGATGTGGCATATCAAGTGGAGTGTATTGTTGACTCAATTGAGGTAGATGCTCAACCGCAAAATTTCTTCTGGTTAATTGATGTACTGGAGGACTTAAGACTTGTTAAAGAGAAGGCCTGTGGAATTCATTTGCCAACCCCCGAGGCAGAAGTTCGAGATTCCAAAATTGTCAACCAAGTTCCAATTGACAAGTTGTCAAGGGATAGCACACCAACAATTGATGAATTTGTTGTGGATCTCAAAGATGAAGAACAATTTATAATAGAAAAACTTACTAGAGGAACTCCAAAGGCACTAGATATTGTTTCTATTATTGGAATGCCTGGTTTAGGCAAGACAACATTGGCAATGAAAGTATACAACAGTAAAAGTGTCATGTATTGCTTCCATCAGCGTGCATGGTGCACCGTTTCCCAAGCATATGAGAAAAGGCGGCTGTTGATTGAGATCTTAACAGGCGTTCACGGGCCTACCGATGAGATACACCAAATGACGGATGATGCTCTTGAAGAGAAATTGAGAAAGGCCTTGCTCAGAAACAAGTATCTCATAGTTATGGATGACGTTTGGGATGCTGGAGCTGTGAATGACTTGAAAAAGGCCTTCCCGAATGACTCCAACGGAAGCAGAATTCTCTTAACCAGTCGCCACCGTAGTGTGGCCTTGGAAATTGAACCAGATAGTGTTCCTCATTCTCTTCGCCAATTTTCTGAGGAGGAAAGTTGGGAGTTGCTGGAAAAGAAGGTGTTCAAAGGAGAAAGTTACACCAAGGAGTTGCTGGAAGTCGGAAAAGAAATTGCCCGCCGCTGTCAAGGATTACCACTGGCACTTGTTGCTGTAGCTGGTATACTGAAAGCCCCAGTAAAGAACCCAAAATCTTGGAAAAAATTAGCAGACACCTTAAGCTCAGAAGTAATTGATAATCCAGAAGCTCGGGAAGCTCGATGTAAGGAAGTCTTGGGGGTGAGCTACAACCTCCTGCCAGAACATCTAAAATCATGCTTATGCTATATGGTGGTTCTGAGTGAAGAAAGAGATATTCTTGTCCGCAAGTTAAAACGGTTTTGGCTTGCAGAAGGGTTCATACCGAGACCTGAGCAGAAAAGCTCCGAAGAGGTTGCGGAGGATTTCTTGATGGATTTGATTGACAGAAGCTTGGTgataatctccaaaagaagaTCCAACGGGAAGGTTAAATCATGTCGCCTTCATGATCTCATACTTGATTTCTGCAAGTCAAAGCTCAAAGATGCCAGCCTCTTTCAGCTAGTAACCAGGTCTAGTGAACCATATGCTTCTTTTCCTAGTTCAGATTATggttttgaatttgattttcacCATAATTCATGTCCTGTATCATTTTCATCCTATCGGTTGGCAATATCTTTGAAGCGCAACCATCTTGTTGAATCAAAACCTATTGGTCTGGGCACACGTTCGTTGTTGTTCTTTGCCTCCTCAGATTCAGAACCAAGATGTCCTTATGACATCTCCTTCATTTGGCAGAACTTCAAATTACTCAGGGTGTTGGACTTTGAATGCATCAATGTTGGTGTCTCTTTTCCTGCAGAAATTGGACAGTTGGTTCAATTAAGATACTTAGCAGTTGGGGGTTATTTGCGATCTATTCCACAATCGATATCCAACCTCAGGAGATTGGAAACTCTTATCCTGAAAGGATTGCGTGGTATGATCATGTTACCGAATACTATATGGCAGATGAAAAGTTTAAGGCATGTTCATGTTAATCCTCACATTTCTTTCAACCGGGATGATGAAGAGCAGCGTGGTGGTTGCTTTGAATTAAAGAACTTGGTCAGCTTATCTTGCCCATCTCTTTCTTGTGGCGAGGAAGCAGACAGGATAATAATCAGGTTTCAGAATGTTGGCAAATTGAGATGCATATTTTTTGAATCACAAGATTCATCCACGAATCGCAATCAGTTTCCCAGATTGATCCGTCTAACTCATTTGGAGTCGCTCAAGATACTTTACCATGGGACCCCTCTCAATAATGGCGAGTTCAATCTCCCATTGAATCTAAAGAAATTGACCCTATCAAACTTTCGCCTACCATGGAGTCATATCTCTACAATTGGAAAACTAGAAAACCTAGAGGTTCTAAAGTTACTTTCTGGTGCTTTTGAGGGGCGGACATGGAAGATGGAGGATGGAGAGTTCCAGAAACTCAAATTCTTGTGCTTAGACACACTGAACATTGTGGAATGGATTGCCTCTTACGAACAACTTCCCAGACTTCAAAGACTTGTCATACAAAATTGCAAAGAACTTAAGGAACTTCCTGATGACTTAGCGAACATAACTTCGCTGGAAACAATTGAAGTGCATTGGTGTGGGCAGTCTGCAGAAGAGTCGGCAAACAACATTAGGGAAGAAGCTGGGGAGATCAAAGTCGTTATCAGGAGTTCATATTCAAAATCCTGA
- the LOC113735995 gene encoding F-box/kelch-repeat protein At3g23880-like: protein MPIATVPDELVYEILLRLPVISLLRFKLVSKSWLSLISSCEFVKAHLKFNEKNQQVLFQGYDAYAQAPGFYLKHYSLNSLLDGEVDPADPVSLCDIFHEATGYKVPYCRACCNGLIFTALNYKDFPLWNPSTRKFKKLPYSGLPEVSAPGWTYFMAYGFGYDEYSDDYKAAVVVSYKDAHCDRTSPQSTSYDRSPIISLDLATDKCAEVEEPNYHSPYYTNLGICEGNLSLICHSRGSLPSEIWVMKENSAGVSWIKLLGNLCNDLSIALHISCRGEFLGVFDSRLGLWN, encoded by the exons ATGCCAATAGCAACCGTTCCAGATGAACTTGTGTACGAGATCCTGTTAAGGCTTCCAGTGATATCTCTGTTGAGATTCAAGCTTGTTTCAAAATCATGGTTGTCATTAATCTCAAGCTGCGAATTCGTCAAAGCACATCTCAAATTCAATGAAAAGAACCAGCAAGTCCTGTTTCAGGGCTATGATGCATATGCTCAAGCACCCGGTTTTTATCTCAAACATTATTCTCTTAATTCTTTATTGGATGGAGAGGTGGATCCTGCCGATCCTGTTAGCCTTTGTGACATCTTCCATGAGGCAACCGGCTACAAAGTTCCTTATTGTCGGGCGTGTTGTAATGGGCTGATTTTCACTGCCTTGAATTATAAAGATTTTCCCTTGTGGAACCCATCTACCCGAAAATTCAAGAAGTTGCCCTACTCAGGCTTACCAGAGGTTTCTGCCCCCGGTTGGACCTACTTTATGGCCTATGGCTTTGGATATGACGAGTATAGTGATGACTATAAAGCAGCAGTAGTAGTGTCATATAAGGATGCTCATTGCGATCGCACTTCACCTCAG TCCACTAGTTATGATCGTAGTCCTATTATATCTCTTGATTTAGCAACAGATAAATGTGCAGAGGTGGAGGAACCGAATTATCATAGCCCATATTACACAAATTTGGGAATATGTGAGGGGAATCTCAGCTTGATCTGCCATAGTCGTGGTTCGCTTCCCTCTGAAATATGGGTTATGAAGGAAAATAGTGCTGGAGTATCTTGGATTAAGTTGCTTGGCAATCTGTGCAATGACTTATCAATAGCATTGCACATATCGTGCAGAGGGGAATTTCTGGGGGTGTTTGATAGTAGATTAGGACTTTGGAACTAA